Proteins from one Penicillium digitatum chromosome 2, complete sequence genomic window:
- a CDS encoding RabGAP/TBC, protein MADSNVHSQRRSSSQASSASSRSRNAKIVRAKMQKRHSGSSNTTTDLTSFPSLSPPDKFPSLARGLTNMLFSAEDGEETNGGGTGRGRKATLENLTTRPLHKSGRAALFADSVSTHDIPGALHLADDAHIERLVAGTGAVKMVRQFARDLAQRDAEISALRQRADARERELKRMLRDVSVSNQDIERRLYQLENPPSDRVSDAESTHSSDYAGQTYYGLNGLMSQAMEDTVGSGAHGDAAEAQATIRAQRSDNDPRGSGATDNRKRQSSIRGWQEYLFGSTNTSRKTSRASSIMSDVGELGEEEAERPRVPSNPAMRRKALDEHLFQPPDGFARNGPAKRIASTSANGDDASIHSLKSSRSLGSWTVKLFAGNSPSSKEASDAESTHNKPQQKKPDGDRSASSTLSGNPKDSMSAVAALKKINSNVGMSTAGRSASVSSVQGKKTPPASRRTAAGNVSQGVASETTDRGSTNLGPVEMDAILPMESKPPTLTPIYNSSQPGEFLTDRFGFIYDQRRKKRQREANTTKSSIHRLSITETLGTLRTDASDHEDDPEITKLRQGVPEASRSLPDSPDDPDSGAVAIRRWQDYLRIPSRPTELLSHTPSAGPIVSLTTAGENRSHSSSVSYDKDGALAVGSSAQPSASTSAITADSPEFAGLSSDQVKDTASRFTVADMEPVKMLLEQLTDLHDMLQRDRTVRWNEFLRKVRAERRKEGEAAAAAATSDRSLAAVATPEVSLADGEVVGIAGLGNKGKVGRAKWREFRLLVLGGIPVALRAKTWSECSGALAMRIPGYYDDLVHGVGGSDPDPSVVAQIDMDIRRTLTDNVFFRKGPGVGKLKEVLLAYSRRNPEVGYCQGMNLIAGSLLLIMPTAEDAFWILASMIEIILPQHYYDHGLLASRADQVVLRQYISELLPKLSAHLEELGIELEALTFQWFLSVFTDCLSAEALYRVWDVVLCLNVTSAVNASGSIASGTKESNDKIAKVAENLASGSGGGSTFLFQVALALLKLNEQQLLTTCSTPAALYTYINHQMTNHAISIDGLIQASEALRNVVRREDVVSRRAVALQVMRDVSSGAGN, encoded by the coding sequence ATGGCAGATTCCAACGTCCACTCCCAGCGGCGTTCCTCGTCCCAAGCGTCAAGCGCCTCGAGCAGAAGTCGAAATGCTAAAATCGTTCGCGCCAAAATGCAAAAACGGCATTCAGGCTCCTCCAACACGACAACTGATTTGACCTCATTCCCCTCGCTTTCACCGCCAGACAAATTTCCAAGCCTCGCTCGTGGCCTGACAAACATGTTGTTCTCCGCAGAAGATGGAGAGGAAACAAATGGAGGTGGGACTGGCCGTGGGCGGAAGGCCACGCTTGAGAATTTGACGACTAGGCCATTGCACAAATCAGGCCGAGCTGCCCTCTTCGCTGATTCCGTCTCCACGCATGATATACCAGGCGCTCTGCATTTAGCCGACGACGCGCACATTGAGCGGCTGGTTGCTGGAACAGGAGCCGTGAAAATGGTGAGGCAGTTTGCTCGCGATCTGGCTCAAAGGGATGCTGAGATCTCGGCTCTCCGCCAACGCGCAGATGCAAGGGAGCGAGAGCTGAAGAGAATGCTACGAGATGTGTCTGTGTCCAACCAAGACATTGAACGCCGTCTGTACCAGTTGGAGAATCCGCCGAGCGATCGTGTCTCGGATGCAGAAAGCACTCATAGCAGCGATTATGCTGGTCAAACCTATTACGGTCTCAATGGATTGATGTCTCAAGCTATGGAAGACACCGTTGGCTCTGGGGCTCATGGGGACGCAGCAGAAGCCCAGGCCACGATTCGTGCCCAGCGGTCAGACAATGATCCCCGAGGCAGCGGAGCCACTGACAACAGGAAGCGCCAAAGCTCGATTCGGGGCTGGCAGGAGTACCTTTTTGGCTCGACCAACACAAGCCGGAAAACCAGTCGTGCTAGTAGCATTATGAGTGATGTTGGTGAacttggagaagaagaggcTGAGCGTCCCCGAGTGCCTAGCAATCCTGCAATGCGACGCAAAGCGCTTGATGAGCATCTGTTTCAGCCGCCAGATGGCTTTGCACGAAATGGACCGGCGAAGCGCATTGCTAGTACGTCTGCAAATGGCGATGATGCAAGCATTCATTCTCTCAAATCCTCACGATCTCTCGGCTCCTGGACTGTAAAGTTATTTGCTGGCAATTCCCCGTCGAGCAAAGAAGCAAGTGATGCCGAGTCCACCCACAATAAACCTCAACAGAAAAAGCCGGACGGAGACAGAAGTGCTTCGTCTACACTGTCTGGCAATCCTAAGGATTCAATGTCAGCAGTGGCCGCTCTGAAGAAGATTAACAGCAATGTCGGTATGTCTACTGCTGGACGATCGGCTAGTGTATCGAGCGTTCAGGGcaaaaaaacccctcctGCCTCGCGACGGACTGCAGCTGGCAACGTGTCTCAAGGCGTGGCATCGGAGACTACAGATAGAGGCTCCACAAATCTGGGGCCCGTCGAGATGGACGCCATTTTGCCCATGGAGTCGAAGCCTCCCACGCTCACCCCTATTTATAATAGTTCCCAACCGGGTGAGTTTCTCACTGACCGGTTCGGTTTCATCTATGATCAACGTAGAAAGAAGCGCCAGAGAGAAGCCAATACTACCAAAAGCAGCATTCACCGTTTGAGTATAACTGAAACTCTTGGTACTCTTCGAACCGATGCGTCAGATCACGAGGATGATCCCGAAATCACAAAACTTCGGCAGGGCGTTCCCGAAGCCTCGCGGTCTTTGCCTGATTCGCCGGATGACCCTGATAGCGGAGCTGTTGCCATTCGTCGATGGCAGGACTATCTGAGGATCCCGTCCCGTCCTACCGAGCTATTGTCCCATACGCCTTCCGCTGGCCCAATCGTCTCTTTGACCACCGCAGGAGAAAATCGTTCTCACAGCTCGTCTGTTTCATATGACAAAGATGGGGCGTTGGCCGTCGGCTCTAGCGCACAACCATCGGCATCTACATCAGCCATCACGGCCGACAGCCCCGAATTTGCTGGTTTATCATCGGATCAGGTCAAAGACACAGCCTCCAGATTCACTGTCGCAGATATGGAGCCCGTAAAAATGTTGTTGGAACAGTTGACTGATCTTCATGATATGTTGCAACGTGATCGAACCGTGAGATGGAACGAGTTTCTTCGCAAAGTGCGTGCTGAACGCCGAAAGGAGGGCGAAGCGGCAGCCGCTGCAGCAACTTCCGATCGATCCCTTGCGGCCGTTGCCACGCCAGAAGTCTCGCTCGCCGACGGCGAAGTTGTAGGTATCGCGGGTCTGGGCAACAAAGGCAAGGTTGGCCGAGCAAAGTGGCGAGAATTCCGGCTCCTCGTCCTCGGCGGCATCCCAGTTGCTCTTCGCGCCAAAACTTGGTCGGAATGCAGCGGGGCTTTGGCAATGCGTATTCCTGGCTACTATGATGATCTCGTGCATGGTGTTGGTGGATCGGACCCCGACCCCTCCGTTGTCGCACAGATTGACATGGATATACGTCGCACTCTTACCGACAATGTCTTCTTCCGCAAAGGGCCTGGTGTTGGCAAGCTGAAAGAGGTCCTGCTTGCGTACTCGCGCCGCAACCCGGAAGTAGGCTACTGTCAGGGCATGAACCTCATCGCAGGGTCTTTGCTCCTCATTATGCCGACTGCCGAGGACGCATTTTGGATTCTGGCCTCGATGATCGAGATCATTTTGCCCCAGCACTACTACGACCACGGCTTGCTCGCCTCCCGTGCCGATCAGGTAGTCCTGCGCCAGTATATTTCAGAGCTGCTCCCAAAGCTCTCTGCCCACTTAGAGGAACTGGGGATTGAACTAGAGGCACTCACCTTCCAGTGGTTCCTCTCTGTCTTTACAGACTGTCTCTCCGCCGAGGCACTGTATCGCGTGTGGGACGTGGTTCTATGTCTCAATGTGACCAGCGCAGTCAATGCCTCGGGGTCAATTGCCTCTGGTACTAAGGAGAGCAATGACAAGATTGCCAAGGTTGCCGAAAATCTTGCCTCTGGAAGCGGAGGCGGAAGCACATTCCTGTTTCAAGTTGCTCTCGCGCTGCTCAAGCTCAACGAGCAGCAATTGTTAACGACCTGCTCGACACCGGCAGCACTCTACACATACATCAACCACCAAATGACCAACCACGCGATTAGTATTGATGGACTGATTCAAGCCAGTGAAGCACTGCGTAATGTGGTCCGCCGCGAAGATGTCGTTTCACGTCGTGCTGTTGCCCTGCAAGTAATGCGCGACGTGAGCAGCGGCGCTGGCAACTAG
- a CDS encoding DENN domain, which translates to MALSLRDHGSSARPSTRDRPTTRGEGENSLVVPSRTSSLHSRITQPIPSTLSIKPAQRTPKTLTHAYMVCGVGREPSQWVKAPVPAQGKIGHMKGAVGQFWLPEILGSSPRLEQDNEIAQALHSAMRACFPHDVEICTGKSQPHCAHHAFVLQQDSSHTLYGIALRVWSRADEKRAETIRELRKKTEPDFYDNPDETYWIPYCLSFLSRYPLYDLLGDYLRGMWIHWNKATNLFHAEEVSRILSFPAPRLNDLVRIDMKDYALCYQFPSSPTGFQNFAMWPLFTCLSIPNIVGVIEAAVSPTRRVIFVSHYPAMLTVAAETIRYCVRVYEWSGLYVPVVHARHVKDLVQEPGPYILGITAECRTLFNAPSDALVVDLDRNFVLTSSPPNVLNQGQRTKFINRMTQSLNGDVSPSGVPPHLRTAYAGGKLIPAGQIIVMRGEVESIEDPQWWNQDAIMGVMDHVCEKLGRNTGMKAIFGGSVKKPLMTKVSMRHLNEIVRERNQYSRDAMEAWQDFINLKGRMDTELSKVTKRNNFLVEELETWKQQFLKFQAFAEQLTKETAELKVKIETHKRESRRLTSLIDQQRDDVVRLTLRLSGTEKQRDDALEALVLQQEIAEELERERKRNQKEISALSHTNATLVREREDAQRVVMHLRSLINGQSHHMEHIVRSIGSRSEITEMVEQGYEDAPEEPKEDVSVAESKESVRTATNINGHNTLDHKTLARLSITDVADRYLRDKTDAIADIIRSISDQCAAAVEGLHLAQDAEEEAESSNLNQNDHLGSDYDNMDGRSTRAPSVMSDADNNSLHPDNYHSSIPPTPELVHNRSSTSMSMISSSTFPERSSQQYGPGEFPTRIVEDDDEHAHVTENIDDQQTQRGTLSKHNSEDFMRPNPTRVI; encoded by the exons ATGGCCCTTTCTCTGCGAGATCATGGGTCTTCTGCCCGGCCATCCACTCGGGATCGGCCTACGACACGCGGGGAAGGAGAAAATTCGCTGGTCGTTCCTAGTCGCACATCGTCATTGCACTCGCGCATCACCCAACCTATTCCGTCCACACTCAGCATCAAGCCCGCTCAGCGGACACCGAAAACACTCACTCATGCTTATATGGTCTGTGGTGTTGGCCGCGAACCTTCACAATGGGTCAAAGCGCCTGTCCCCGCCCAGGGCAAGATTGGCCACATGAAGGGAGCTGTCGGGCAATTCTGGCTCCCCGAGATTTTGGGAAGCAGCCCTCGACTAGAGCAGGACAACGAGATCGCACAAGCCCTACACTCGGCCATGCGAGCATGCTTCCCTCACGACGTGGAGATCTGCACCGGCAAGAGTCAGCCTCACTGTGCACACCACGCGTTCGTGTTGCAACAGGACTCTTCTCATACTCTGTACGGTATCGCGCTGCGCGTTTGGTCCCGGGCCGATGAGAAGCGCGCGGAGACCATCCGCGAGTTGCGCAAGAAGACGGAACCGGACTTCTACGATAACCCCGATGAGACCTACTGGATTCCTTACTGCCTGAGCTTCCTCTCCCGGTATCCCCTCTACGATCTGCTAGGTGACTACCTCCGCGGGATGTGGATCCACTGGAATAAGGCTACCAACCTGTTCCACGCCGAGGAGGTCTCTCGCATCCTTAGCTTCCCAGCCCCGCGCCTGAACGACTTGGTCCGCATTGACATGAAGGATTATGCCCTGTGCTATCAGTTCCCCTCGTCGCCTACCGGCTTTCAGAACTTTGCGATGTGGCCGTTGTTCACTTGTTTGTCGATCCCCAACATTGTCGGCGTGATAGAGGCTGCTGTCTCACCTACCCGCCGCGTCATCTTCGTCAGCCACTACCCGGCGATGTTGACTGTCGCTGCGGAAACCATTCGCTACTGCGTCCGCGTCTACGAGTGGAGTGGTCTTTACGTCCCCGTGGTTCACGCCCGCCACGTCAAAGACCTGGTTCAGGAGCCCGGTCCCTACATTCTGGGTATCACTGCCGAGTGCCGGACTCTGTTCAACGCCCCGTCCGATGCCCTGGTGGTCGACCTCGATCGCAACTTTGTCCTCACCTCCAGCCCGCCCAATGTGTTGAACCAGGGTCAGCGCACTAAGTTTATCAACCGCATGACCCAATCCCTGAATGGTGATGTCTCGCCTTCTGGGGTGCCCCCGCACCTGCGCACTGCCTACGCTGGCGGCAAGCTCATCCCAGCTGGTCAGATCATCGTCATGAGAGGCGAGGTCGAAAGCATCGAAGATCCCCAATGGTGGAACCAGGATGCCATCATGGGCGTCATGGACCATGTGTGCGAGAAGCTG GGTCGCAACACTGGCATGAAGGCCATCTTTGGTGGCTCCGTCAAGAAGCCCCTCATGACCAAGGTTTCCATGCGTCACCTCAACGAGATTGTCCGTGAGCGCAACCAGTACTCTCGGGATGCCATGGAAGCGTGGCAAGATTTCATTAACCTCAAGGGCAGAATGGACACCGAGCTCAGCAAGGTCACCAAGCGCAACAACTTCTTGGTCGAGGAGCTCGAGACCTGGAAGCAGCAGTTCCTCAAGTTCCAGGCCTTTGCTGAGCAGCTCACCAAGGAGACCGCTGAGCTCAAGGTCAAGATCGAAACGCATAAGCGCGAGAGTCGCCGCCTCACTAGTCTTATTGACCAACAGAGGGACGATGTGGTTCGCCTTACTCTGCGCCTTTCTGGTACTGAGAAGCAGCGTGACGATGCTCTCGAGGCACTTGTCCTTCAGCAGGAGATTGCCGAAGAGCTTGAACGGGAGCGCAAGCGCAACCAGAAGGAGATCTCCGCACTCTCTCACACCAACGCGACTCTCGTCCGCGAGCGCGAAGATGCCCAGCGCGTTGTCATGCACCTGCGCAGCCTTATCAACGGCCAGAGCCACCACATGGAACATATTGTCCGCTCCATTGGTAGTAGGTCTGAGATTACTGAAATGGTCGAGCAGGGCTACGAAGACGCTCCCGAGGAGCCCAAGGAGGATGTGTCAGTCGCCGAGTCGAAGGAGTCTGTCAGGACGGCTACGAATATCAATGGTCACAATACTCTG GATCACAAGACCCTTGCGCGTCTCAGCATCACAGATGTCGCCGACCGCTACCTGCGCGACAAGACCGATGCCATCGCAGACATTATCCGCAGCATCAGCGACCAGTGCGCCGCCGCCGTCGAAGGTCTGCACCTGGCCCAGGAcgccgaggaagaggctgAGAGCTCCAATCTAAACCAGAACGACCATCTCGGCTCCGACTACGACAACATGGACGGCCGCTCCACCCGCGCTCCTAGTGTGATGAGCGACGCTGACAACAACTCTCTCCACCCAGACAATTATCACTCTAGCATCCCTCCAACTCCGGAGCTAGTTCATAACCGTTCCAGTACGTCTATGTCCATGATCAGCAGCTCGACTTTCCCCGAGCGATCAAGTCAGCAGTATGGCCCCGGCGAATTCCCAACCCGAATcgttgaggatgatgatgaacaCGCGCACGTTACTGAGAACATTGACGACCAGCAGACTCAGCGCGGCACTTTGTCCAAGCACAATAGCGAGGATTTCATGCGGCCCAATCCCACACGGGTGATCTAA
- a CDS encoding 3-oxoacyl-(Acyl-carrier-protein) reductase, which produces MPAAARQRLQALSKQLVEGIPSEGTFEDIPKIRHVAPDSAGPRVKDKVVIVTGANSPSGIGRASAHQFANNGAKAVYICDFSDTHLETHKRELGSLYPDVDIHVRSFDAADEKALSTVINEVISKYGRLDVFFANAGVVGQPKLFTEIDGEGFLNTMRVNALGVFLAAKHAAPAMKIISASKPYPGGSIIGTASVAGLRSNAGSTDYSASKAAIVSIAQTVSYQLAGSGIRMNAICPGLIETGMTQSVFDRARERGTERKVGQLNPLQRGAVADEVARVALFLGSDESSYVNGQAWAVCGGLSAGHPFVPGKLA; this is translated from the exons ATGCCTGCTGCAGCAAGACAACGTCTTCAGGCCCTGAGCAAGCAACTCGTTGAGGGCATTCCCTCCGAGGGCACGTTCGAGGATATCCCCAAGATCCGTCATGTTGCCCCTGACTCAGCAGGACC CCGGGTCAAGGACAAGGTGGTAATCGTGACCG GCGcaaactctcccagtggcATTGGCCGCGCCAGCGCGCATCAATTCGCCAACAATGGCGCCAAAGCAGTCTATATATGCGACTTCAGCGACACTCATCTGGAAACGCACAAGCGGGAGCTGGGGTCCCTTTACCCAGACGTAGACATTCACGTGCGGTCATTCGATGCAGCCGACGAAAAAGCCCTGAGCACAGTTATCAACGAAGTAATCAGCAAATACGGCCGACTAGACGTCTTCTTCGCGAACGCGGGTGTGGTAGGCCAGCCGAAGTTGTTCACCGAGATCGACGGCGAGGGATTTTTAAATACGATGCGAGTAAATGCTCTCGG TGTCTTTTTAGCAGCCAAGCACGCAGCCCCAGCCATGAAGATAATATCCGCCTCGAAGCCATATCCAGGCGGCTCAATCATCGGCACAGCGTCTGTAGCAGGTCTCCGCTCCAACGCAGGTTCGACTGACTACTCCGCCTCAAAGGCAGCAATCGTATCGATCGCGCAGACGGTCTCGTACCAGCTCGCTGGGTCGGGCATCCGCATGAACGCAATCTGTCCTGGCCTGATTGAGACAGGGATGACGCAGTCGGTGTTTGACCGAGCGCGGGAGCGCGGGACAGAGCGTAAGGTCGGACAACTGAACCCGTTGCAGCGGGGAGCTGTTGCTGATGAGGTTGCGCGTGTTGCACTGTTCCTTGGTAGTGATGAGAGTAGCTATGTCAACGGACAGGCCTGGGCGGTGTGTGGTGGGTTGAGTGCTGGACATCCCTTTGTGCCGGGCAAGTTGGCTTGA